The following are encoded together in the Spiroplasma apis B31 genome:
- the mnmA gene encoding tRNA 2-thiouridine(34) synthase MnmA has translation MKKKKVIVGLSGGVDSSVTAALLLEQGYDVEGLFMRNWDSTLNNDVLGNKFEGDICPQEQDYNDAKAVADKLKIKIHRVDFIKEYWDYVFEYFVDEYKKGRTPNPDILCNKYIKFDKFLNYAQVELEADYIAMGHYAGVRKNSHGQFELLRGKDNNKDQSYFLCQLTQKQLESTLFPLYNYKKSEIRELASKYNLPTAEKRDSTGICFIGERNFTSFLQNYIPNQPGDIVDIKDKKVLGKHIGVMYYTIGQRKGLNLGGQKEPYYVAGKDIDNKILYVSKLSDDGYLKSKQCIITDMNFIVDYKNYFEEKTFNCTAKFRYRQPDISVTVTILDDKKIKLDYEDDVRAVTEGQEAVLYYGDVCIGGGVIDKVIS, from the coding sequence ATGAAGAAAAAAAAGGTCATAGTTGGTCTTAGTGGCGGAGTTGACTCGAGTGTCACAGCCGCTCTTTTGTTGGAACAAGGATATGATGTTGAAGGTTTGTTTATGCGTAACTGAGATAGTACCTTAAATAACGATGTTCTAGGAAATAAATTTGAGGGCGATATATGTCCCCAAGAACAAGATTATAATGATGCTAAGGCAGTTGCTGATAAATTGAAAATCAAAATTCACAGAGTTGATTTTATTAAAGAATATTGAGATTATGTTTTTGAGTATTTCGTCGATGAATATAAAAAAGGACGAACTCCAAATCCTGATATACTGTGTAATAAATATATTAAATTTGATAAGTTTCTCAATTATGCTCAAGTAGAATTAGAAGCAGATTATATTGCAATGGGTCATTATGCAGGTGTTAGAAAAAATAGTCACGGTCAATTTGAATTACTCCGCGGAAAAGACAATAATAAAGACCAGTCATATTTTTTGTGTCAACTAACACAAAAACAGTTAGAATCAACATTATTTCCTTTGTATAATTATAAAAAATCAGAAATTAGAGAGTTGGCATCGAAATACAATTTACCCACTGCTGAAAAAAGGGACTCAACAGGTATTTGTTTCATTGGAGAGCGAAATTTTACAAGTTTTTTACAAAACTATATTCCAAACCAACCTGGAGACATTGTTGATATAAAAGATAAAAAAGTTTTAGGTAAGCATATTGGTGTAATGTACTATACGATTGGTCAAAGAAAAGGATTAAACTTAGGTGGTCAAAAAGAACCGTATTACGTTGCAGGTAAGGATATAGATAATAAAATACTTTACGTTTCAAAATTGTCTGATGATGGATATTTAAAGTCGAAACAGTGTATTATAACTGATATGAATTTTATTGTTGATTACAAAAATTATTTTGAAGAAAAAACTTTCAACTGCACTGCTAAATTTAGGTATCGTCAACCAGATATATCAGTTACTGTTACTATTTTGGATGACAAAAAAATTAAACTGGATTATGAAGATGACGTTCGCGCTGTAACTGAAGGGCAAGAAGCAGTCTTATATTATGGCGATGTTTGTATTGGCGGCGGTGTTATTGATAAAGTTATAAGTTAA
- a CDS encoding DUF2779 domain-containing protein: MQLKGLVTKEDFKRYLTTCNKVAWIYHSLENFNSFLKLKKNKVYECYLNDEINNEDDFENSSGFDPLSLYEHLLKGDNLSDEEIEQRDLILKEMESINGLELLPMDAETIIDGNQIGQAAREYFIEKLYKENIAENTSYSYFDFQSLGYKDTIQKTRDLLNDSNCKMLFEPSFEACDGNLRVRCDILINKGNNRVEIIEVKASSKCKTEHIFDLFYQYYVLTQAGYFVDKVSLCLINKDYYRGVGLVDKEEIDKSVEEEIISYDDNIKPILDNIVMDEKYEEVSDIDYDLLFNIVDRFYDKKYKSSFIEFFWNFIDETDVEDLFSEISNSFENEKILANIKCGKYSIDYKNANFKEKEVYCHHVIRWIDKNKTTLFDITRFKQKAAEIFFTKNVVYMEDIEDPWDKKWVDSKGKKYFNNVICRIIKMTNKYAKTKTINSFDIIDLTRYEILLDLLSHYYEYPIYMYDFETSKWAMPNFNESKTYQQIPFQYSIHVILDDKFDFKKPNKTMKHFNHIEDFQRDPRPNFVKKFIKDSFSYGPGKYVAYNKHFERMVLKSLIFQYPKYSKPLKYIRQNTIDLLDFFNLRQDNWLIYHPDFKGSSSIKRTQPVLDDKLSYKDLRINKGDKASQVFRQFIDGSFSQEKWDKLFKPDMLAYCDRDTLAMVVVLQKIIEYVKDYDKDYLLEIEKILEKRRLSE; encoded by the coding sequence ATGCAATTAAAGGGCCTAGTAACAAAAGAAGATTTTAAAAGATATCTCACAACTTGTAATAAAGTTGCTTGAATTTATCATAGTTTGGAAAACTTTAATAGCTTTTTAAAACTTAAAAAAAATAAAGTTTATGAATGCTATTTGAATGATGAAATAAACAATGAAGATGATTTTGAGAATTCTAGTGGGTTTGATCCATTAAGTCTATATGAACACTTATTAAAAGGTGATAATCTGTCTGATGAAGAAATAGAACAAAGAGATTTGATTTTGAAAGAGATGGAAAGCATTAACGGACTAGAGTTATTGCCGATGGATGCTGAAACTATCATTGATGGTAATCAAATTGGTCAAGCTGCAAGAGAGTATTTCATTGAAAAACTATATAAAGAAAATATTGCAGAAAATACTTCTTATTCATACTTTGATTTTCAATCATTAGGATACAAAGATACAATCCAAAAAACAAGAGATTTATTAAATGACTCAAATTGTAAAATGCTTTTCGAACCTTCATTCGAGGCATGTGATGGCAATTTACGAGTAAGATGTGACATTTTGATCAACAAGGGAAACAATCGAGTCGAAATTATAGAGGTTAAAGCATCCTCAAAATGTAAAACAGAACATATTTTCGATTTATTTTATCAATATTATGTATTAACTCAAGCTGGTTATTTTGTTGACAAAGTAAGTTTATGTTTGATAAACAAAGACTATTATAGAGGTGTAGGATTAGTTGATAAAGAAGAGATTGATAAGAGTGTTGAAGAAGAAATTATTAGTTATGATGATAATATAAAGCCGATACTCGATAATATAGTTATGGATGAAAAATATGAGGAAGTAAGTGACATAGATTATGATTTACTTTTTAACATTGTGGACAGATTCTATGATAAGAAATATAAATCATCTTTTATAGAATTTTTTTGGAATTTTATTGATGAGACAGACGTTGAAGATTTGTTTTCTGAAATCTCAAACTCTTTTGAAAATGAGAAGATATTAGCAAATATCAAGTGTGGTAAATACAGTATAGACTACAAAAACGCTAACTTCAAAGAAAAAGAGGTCTATTGTCACCATGTTATTCGTTGAATTGACAAAAATAAAACAACTTTATTTGATATAACGCGCTTTAAACAAAAAGCTGCTGAAATCTTTTTCACCAAAAATGTAGTGTATATGGAAGATATTGAAGATCCATGAGACAAAAAATGGGTTGATTCAAAAGGAAAAAAATATTTTAATAACGTCATTTGCAGAATCATTAAAATGACAAATAAGTATGCTAAGACCAAAACAATAAATTCATTTGATATTATAGACCTAACAAGGTATGAGATACTTTTAGATTTATTAAGTCATTATTATGAATATCCGATTTATATGTATGACTTTGAAACCTCAAAATGAGCAATGCCTAATTTTAATGAATCAAAAACTTACCAACAAATTCCTTTTCAATATTCTATACATGTAATTTTGGATGATAAATTTGATTTTAAAAAACCTAATAAAACAATGAAACACTTTAATCATATTGAAGATTTTCAGAGAGACCCACGACCTAATTTTGTAAAAAAATTCATCAAAGACTCTTTTTCTTATGGTCCCGGTAAGTATGTAGCGTATAATAAACACTTTGAAAGAATGGTTTTAAAATCATTGATTTTCCAATATCCTAAATATTCTAAACCCTTAAAATATATTAGACAAAACACTATTGATTTATTAGACTTTTTTAATTTAAGGCAAGACAATTGACTAATTTATCATCCAGATTTCAAGGGAAGTTCTTCTATAAAAAGAACCCAACCAGTGCTAGATGATAAATTAAGTTATAAAGATTTGAGAATAAATAAAGGAGACAAAGCTAGCCAGGTTTTTAGACAATTTATCGATGGCTCTTTTAGTCAAGAAAAATGAGACAAACTTTTTAAACCAGATATGCTTGCTTATTGTGATAGAGACACATTAGCTATGGTAGTTGTTTTACAAAAAATTATAGAATATGTTAAAGACTACGATAAGGATTACCTATTAGAAATTGAAAAAATATTAGAGAAGAGGAGATTAAGTGAATAA
- the fmt gene encoding methionyl-tRNA formyltransferase, protein MNKYRVIFCGTPEIAVSILKGLETLNIEIVGVITQPDKLIGRKKELSFSPVKSYSIEKGYKLLQPAKVIDVYDEIVALNADYLITCAFGQFIPSKVLELFKNSINVHASLLPKYRGGSPIQYAIMKGEKKTGISLMKMIKKMDAGEVYVQEEIEIDSNDDSGILFNKMAILGKKMIEEHLFNILEGKIKGMEQDEKKVTFAYNLTNEQEKINWDDTSENICNFIRALSPKPIAFTFLGNERLRIKSARLLDENDIFPMPLKIFQPGEIASVNNKGIVVASNNGFIIILELQIAGKKMVVASSYNQPNSPFKMGLILG, encoded by the coding sequence GTGAATAAATATCGAGTAATATTTTGTGGAACTCCAGAAATAGCTGTCAGTATTTTGAAAGGGCTAGAGACATTAAATATAGAAATTGTTGGTGTAATTACACAACCAGATAAACTTATTGGAAGAAAAAAAGAGTTATCTTTTTCTCCGGTTAAATCATATTCAATTGAAAAGGGTTATAAACTTCTACAGCCAGCAAAAGTAATAGATGTTTATGATGAAATAGTTGCCTTGAATGCGGATTATTTAATAACTTGCGCTTTTGGGCAATTTATTCCTTCAAAAGTTTTAGAATTATTTAAAAACTCCATTAACGTACATGCCTCATTATTGCCAAAATATAGAGGCGGAAGTCCAATTCAATATGCTATTATGAAAGGCGAAAAGAAAACCGGTATTTCCTTAATGAAAATGATAAAAAAAATGGATGCTGGTGAAGTCTATGTTCAAGAAGAAATTGAGATTGACTCAAATGATGATTCAGGAATACTATTCAACAAAATGGCTATATTAGGTAAAAAAATGATCGAAGAACATTTATTTAACATTTTAGAAGGCAAAATCAAAGGAATGGAACAAGATGAGAAAAAAGTTACATTTGCCTATAACTTAACAAATGAACAAGAGAAAATCAATTGAGATGATACATCCGAAAATATCTGCAATTTTATAAGAGCTTTAAGCCCTAAACCGATAGCATTTACATTCCTAGGTAATGAAAGGTTAAGAATTAAATCCGCGCGATTGTTAGATGAAAATGATATATTTCCAATGCCATTAAAAATTTTTCAACCAGGTGAAATAGCTTCAGTAAATAATAAGGGTATTGTAGTAGCTTCGAATAATGGATTTATCATAATTCTTGAACTACAAATAGCTGGTAAAAAAATGGTTGTGGCAAGTAGCTACAACCAACCTAATTCACCATTCAAAATGGGTTTAATTTTAGGTTAA